The Brassica napus cultivar Da-Ae chromosome C1, Da-Ae, whole genome shotgun sequence DNA segment tgaaacatcaactctaaaccctaaactctaaaccttcaaatctaaaccctaaaacatcaactctaaaccctaaaccctaaacgtaaatcGTAAAtcctatatttttctgaaattcgaaccctaaaccctaagaccctaaaccttcaaatctaaaccctaaaacatcaactctaaaccctaaacgtaaaccctaaaccttcaaatctaaaccctaaaacatcaactctaggattttagtgtttaggatttaggatttagggtttagagtttagggtttagacttgaaagtttagggttaggggtttagagttgatggcttagggtttagggttaattttttagggtttagggtttagagtttactttttagggtttagggtttagtgttgatagtttagggtttactgttgatggtttagggtttagagttgaagtttagggtttagagttgatgttttagagtttagagtcgaaggtttagggtttagagttgatgtttcagggtttagagttcgtatttcaaaaaaaaatatggtttaTGATTGAttgtttaaggtttaggattcgtatttcaaaaaaaaatatggtttaggattgatggtttaggatttagagttgagttttagggtttagggtttgaatttcgaaatagtataattcgaaaaaaaattaaaaaaattattttttatttttgtagttttttatttatttaaatatttatttattatatatataaagaacaatgACATAAGAGTTTTTTGCCGCTTAATGAAGAAAGTATTTTGGGTAAATTACATAtttaccacttttcatttttaccacttttcatttttaccaccactatagggagttttcaaaaatatcttcattattaagtggcaaaagatcCTTATGcccttgttctttatatatataataaataaatattaaaataaataaaaatccaaaaaataaaaaataatttttttaattttttttcaaattatactatttcgaaatttaaaccctaaaccctaaaccatcaatccaaaacccaatttatttttgaaatacgaaccctaaaccctgaaacatcaactctaaaccctaaaccccgaaacatcaactccaAACACTAacccctaaaccttcaactctaaaccctaaaacatcaattctaaaccctaaaccctaaacttcaactgtaaactctaaaccatcaacactaaaccctaaactatcaacactaaaccctaaaccctaaaagtaaactctaaaccctaaacccttaaaaattaaccataaaccctaaaacatcaactctaaaccctaaaccctaaaccttcaactctaaaccctaaaccctaaaccctaaatcctaaaccctaaacctaaaccctaaaactagagttgatgttttagggtttagatttgaaggtttagggttttagagtttagggtttacgtttagggtttagagtatatgtttttgtgtttagatttgaaggtttagtgttttagagtttagggttcgaatttcagaaaaatatagggtttagggtttacgtttagggtttagagttagggtttagatttgaaagtttagagtttagggtttagagttgatgtttcggggtttagggtttagagttgatgtttcatggtttagggtttagagttgatgatctAGGGtgtagagttgatgttttaagtttagatttagggtttagggtttacgtttagggtttcgtgtttagagttgatgttttagggtttagatttgaaggtttaggctTGATGagttagggtttaaagttgatattttggggtttagggtttaaagttgatgtttcatggtttagggtttagagttgatgatttagggtttagagttgatgttttaagtttagattagttaaccgaatgttttttcttgtcaaagttaatcaaaaggtcataaatgttttttacccttcattaaagatgaaggtaaaagtgattagtgtaaacatgaaaagtactactttgaaaatggtatttttggcaatttcccaaatatttttgaaaatgtctatttattggtggtaaaaatgaaaaatggtaatatgaaagtggtaaacatgtgaTTTCTCCAAGAATACTATATATTTGACGTATTAAAGGGTGGGTTTATATGTTTAGAAGCTTTCTTGTCTTCTTATGTGGTTAAATCAAGAAATCAATAGATTTAATTCGCCATACGTATGTTGGTCTATTTAAATTGTTAGACAAATAATAAAACGGGTTCGGTTTAATTTAATTGTAAGACAGTCGAGAGAATTTTTTTAGTTCGTGGTCCAAAAATATGCAGTGGCATAAAATGTAATTATTCTAGTAAACTAAGCATTCATTAATAAGATTTATGAGAATAGCCGGTGATACACCTCAACTTTGTACTATAAGTTACAACTCAAGTAATGCTTCATAGTTCAAGCCTTGTGCATGtgaatttatagaaaaattatttaagaaatatcgtatggaaaaataaaatttatagtcttaatcgaataaatatttttggtccttaaacaattttttaaaacattttgttaATCACgtaatttgtttactgatgagttgatctcatttaaaaaaatattttaggtcgaaaaatcacttatcgcataagaacctaacgttttGGCCAAAAATCTCAGGCTtgctatttggttacaatgaaactatgtcagctcggttttatatcatcatttagcaattttaaaagttaattatggttatgagaggtttacgttcacgtgccaatcctatctatcttcaatatttttctcatttttgtgtcattttttttcattttggttattgttcgatataaatatttttttgagttCGTTTtcatttcgttattttgttttggcctgagatttagaaaatgtttaagatttaaaattattaaagagatacttATTTAGGTTAAGATGCACGCCTTGAGCAGAataaatattacttattttatatttttctacatattatgaaataataaaataataattatatattaaataactaagaaatcatttcctattatgtaataaattggcgtgcGCATATAAATTAAacgaccgctcttgtttattcgcaattattttagggtaaataaatcaaaacaatcaatcatatGTGGAAGCAAAAAACAAGCTTTTGCTTTCATCCAAGAACGCCTACAGAGCCGCATAAACTCTTGGTCTGCGAAACTTCTCTCCAAAGGCGGTAAAGAGGTCTTGATAAAATCAGTAGCGCAGGCACTCCCGACCTATGCTATGTCATGCTTCCTGCTACCTCAAGAAATTATCTGGAAACTTACAGGCGCAATATCTCGGTTCTGGTGGAGCACAAAAGATAACAATCGGGGGCTTCACTAGATTGCATGGCAAAAGATTTGTATGCCTCGAGAAAATGGAGGATTAGGTTTCCGAGACTTCAAAAACTTCAATCTCGCATTACTTACGAAGCAACTCTGGAGACTTATACACTATTCAAATTCTCTCTTAGCAAGAGTCCTCAAGGGCAGATACTTCCGACTCTCTAATCCAATTGATAGCAACAAGGCAAATAACCCTTCTTACGTATGGAGAAGCCTAATGACGGCTCAACCTCTACTGACAGCGGGTCTTCGAAAGACGATCGGAACGGGACAAATTACTCTGGTCTGGGCTGACCCATGGGTCCCAACGACACCGGCACGGCTGGCTTTACCCTGCAGACCATCCTTCAACCCCGTGCTTCGTGTCAGTGATCTGATCGACCCCAACGACCTTCCCCTCATACGAAGCCTAAAGCCCACCCGCTCCGATCGCGGTGATAGCAACTGCTGGGCCCATACGAAATCTGGATCCTACTCCGTAAAAACTGGCTATACTCTAGCAATGGAAATGATGGAGCGCCCAGAAACAAAACCAGTACTTGAGCCTAGCTTCACAATCCTCCAAGCCAAAATATGGAAGCTTAAGActacaaaaaaagataaatcacTTTATTTGGCAAGCTCTCTCAAACTGCGTACCGGTCTGTAGCTCACTCTCTGATCGCCACTGTGGAACTGACCGCAACTGTCCACGGTGTGGTGCTGACGAAGAAACACGAAACCACCTGCTCTTCGAATGCCCGCCCTCGATCCAAGCTTGGGCCCTCGCGGATATGCCGCGTCTTCCAGGGATATTCCTGTGTAACTCAATATATAGCAACCTAAACCACGTCCTATGGCGAGCAAAAGAATTTGCAATCCCGGATAATATCATTGCCACTGTCCCATGGATAAGTTCATATGGAAAGCTCGTAATGACAAAGCTTTCAACGGCAAGGACATCACTCCGCTGGAGACCATCCATCTTGCCAAGTCTGAGGCGGAAAGCTGGAAACTCGCCCAGATAATAGAGAAGCCGCACGAGGAGGAAGCTATAGTCGAGGAAGCTGTCCCACGACCTCCCCCACCGCCCATTCCAAAATGCACGATTGACGCCTCCTGGCACAAAGAAGATAATCTTTTTGGAGGAGGAATGATCTTGACGACAGAGGATGGGGTGACGACATTTGGTTCATTCGCTAGTAACCGTGTCTTAACCCCCCTACATGCGGAGTTCCAAACTCTACTGTGGGCCATGAAATCCTCTATTCAGTTAGACCATAGTGCAGTGACAAGACAGACTGCCTTCAGCTAGTCAATAtccttgaagaagatgaagaagacaaaTGGCCATCACTGTTGGCTGAGTTCGATGAGTTTCACCTTATACGTTCTATGTTTGCTTTTTGCTCCTTTTCTTTTATTCCCCGTTCACTTAACCTCCGAGACGACCGTCTTGCTAAAGGAGCTCGTTCTCGTGGATTATCCTTTTCCCATGTAAACACTCAGCTCCCAAGTTTGATGGCTCAAGAGGCCAATCTCTTGGTAGCTTCTTAATAAAATATGGAGCtttcgatgtcaaaaaaaaaaagtatcccCCAAATACATTACCAAGTACATGTCAATAAAGGAACTTGAAACATTGACTGCCACAAAAATATAAGACAATGCGATTTCTTCAAATCATTATTTGCTTTTATCTTTCAGTTAACATATTCAAAATCCATTACTCCATTCATTTAGTGAGGCTCTACCATGAAGCTTTCAATTGTCAGGTACAATTCACATCAACTATGGATCAATTGTTTTCAGTATGCATGATGTCAAAGATTTTGCATAGGTAAGAAAACCTTGAATGATGATAATAATGAGTCTACATGTGAAACTGGTCGTCTTGAAAAGGGCATTTTGAAATACAAAGCTATAAAATTCgaatgattaaaatatagaGCATTCTAAATATAGAGCGTTCTTGTTTCTTATTTGGTTAAATCaatagatttaaattttttttttttttttttgataatccaggggttCGCCGCTTCGCGGGTCATTCCCCGCTTCGCGGGTCATTCCCCTGGATCCGGTTaggcagcggtccacttcaTCCGGGAGGGCTTTACCTGGGCTGGATCGAACCCAGTACCGCTTTGGTGTCCAGAAGAGGCAGAGTAGTTTCCGCATGGGGGGAAATCGAACCcggatggtggttgccaccaccGGCCCGTCCTGCCACTTGGACTACCTCGTCCggacaaaattaattaattttttttttt contains these protein-coding regions:
- the LOC125579890 gene encoding uncharacterized protein LOC125579890, giving the protein MDKFIWKARNDKAFNGKDITPLETIHLAKSEAESWKLAQIIEKPHEEEAIVEEAVPRPPPPPIPKCTIDASWHKEDNLFGGGMILTTEDGVTTFGSFASNRVLTPLHAEFQTLLWAMKSSIQLDHSAVTRQTAFS